A part of Cydia amplana chromosome 24, ilCydAmpl1.1, whole genome shotgun sequence genomic DNA contains:
- the LOC134659208 gene encoding uncharacterized protein LOC134659208, with protein MISNSIYLFFLFLCVTCAGAFDDIDLELENGAMGKLLRAMENQTKSDTLNLPANASSIRENITDTFSCENRTYGYYADVDNECQVFHVCLPTQTPSGRSITYRWSFICPNETVFNQEVLVCTRPRDAIDCEDSPNYYDLNMEIGKEPNDTKSEANDKENTNTENMNTETNKNTENVNQKTTKERNRERIKQQRRKPANKRKQNLIAQSLLQEVVTEVEKEDLADKNIELPYMSPEIIEIGPKIEDVNDDVPVAITEEDFENSRLFAERSLKMKNRKLKRGLFRFKADV; from the exons ATGATTTctaattcaatatatttatttttcttatttctcTGCGTGACCTGCGCCGGGGCATTTGATGACATTGATTTAGAACTTGAAAATGGAGCTATGGGAAAACTGTTaagg GCAATGGAAAACCAAACTAAATCGGATACTCTGAATCTGCCAGCAAACGCATCGTCTATCAGAGAAAATATTACAGATACATTCAG CTGCGAGAACCGAACGTACGGCTACTACGCGGATGTGGACAACGAGTGCCAAGTGTTTCACGTGTGCCTGCCCACGCAGACCCCGTCGGGACGCAGCATCACGTATAGATGGAGCTTTATCTGCCCTAACGAGACTGTCTTCAATCAG GAAGTCCTCGTCTGCACAAGGCCAAGGGACGCAATCGATTGCGAAGATTCACCAAATTACTACGATTTAAACATGGAAATTGGTAAAGAACCAAACGACACTAAATCTGAAGCTAATGATAAAGAAAACACAAATACAGAAAACATGAACACAGAGACTAATAAAAACACAGAAAACGTTAACCAGAAAACTACCAAGGAAAGGAATAGAGAAAGAATAAAACAGCAAAGAAGGAAACCAgctaataaaagaaaacaaaacttAATAGCACAAAGTCTTTTACAAGAAGTCGTTACAGAAGTTGAGAAAGAAGATTTAGCAGACAAAAATATCGAGTTACCATACATGAGTCCTGAGATAATTGAAATTGGACCTAAAATAGAAGATGTCAATGATGATGTTCCAGTGGCGATTACTGAAGAGGATTTTGAAAACTCCAGGCTATTTGCAGAAAGGAGTTTGAAGATGAAAAACAGAAAGTTGAAAAGAGGTTTATTTAGGTTTAAAGCTGATGTGTAG